In Syntrophales bacterium, one genomic interval encodes:
- a CDS encoding glycerol-3-phosphate dehydrogenase/oxidase: MMNRDDLLAKVETWNDVWDCIVIGGGASGLGVAIDASARGYSCLLLEQSDFAKGTSSRSTKLIHGGVRYLQQGDVSLVIEALHERGLLRQNAPHLVANQRFVVPSYDWWDGPFYRVGLKVYDVMAGRLGLGPSKSLSGKEALAAIPTLRTKELRGGIVYHDGQFDDARLAVNLAQTLAEKGGTPLNYMKVTGLLKAGDMVNGVTARDMETGKELEIYSRVVINATGVFVDDILKMDNPAAEDMVKPSQGVHLVVDKTFLPGDTAIMVPHTDDGRVLFAVPWQGKVVVGTTDTPVEKADLEPRALDEEIEFILNTAGKYLEKVPTESDVLSVFAGLRPLAAPPDGGTPTREISRSHKVLVSPSGLVTLAGGKWTTYRKMGEDTINKAALVAGLEERPSATTNLRIHGWLKHLDPLDPLSSYGSDIIALRRMIQGNPALADPLDPALPVLKAQVVWAVRKEMARTVEDVLSRRTRALILDARASIRMAPETAKIMAGELKLSRKWQKNQVREYTDLARGYLPGET; the protein is encoded by the coding sequence ATGATGAACAGAGATGACCTGCTCGCGAAGGTCGAAACCTGGAACGACGTCTGGGATTGCATTGTCATCGGCGGCGGAGCCTCGGGTCTGGGCGTCGCAATCGATGCAAGCGCCCGCGGCTACAGCTGTCTGCTGCTCGAACAATCCGATTTCGCCAAGGGAACATCAAGCCGCAGCACCAAGCTCATACACGGCGGCGTACGGTATCTGCAGCAGGGTGACGTGTCTCTCGTCATCGAAGCCCTCCACGAAAGGGGGCTGCTCAGGCAAAACGCGCCCCACCTGGTAGCCAACCAGCGTTTCGTCGTTCCAAGTTATGACTGGTGGGACGGCCCTTTTTACCGGGTGGGCCTGAAAGTGTATGATGTCATGGCAGGCAGGCTGGGGCTGGGCCCCTCGAAAAGCCTCTCCGGAAAAGAAGCTCTTGCGGCCATCCCCACTCTCAGGACGAAGGAACTCCGGGGGGGTATCGTCTACCATGACGGGCAGTTCGACGACGCGCGCCTGGCCGTCAACCTTGCCCAGACGCTGGCGGAAAAAGGAGGCACTCCCCTCAACTACATGAAAGTCACGGGACTCCTCAAAGCGGGTGACATGGTGAACGGCGTCACGGCCCGGGACATGGAAACAGGGAAGGAACTCGAAATATATAGCCGGGTCGTTATAAACGCGACGGGGGTTTTTGTTGATGACATACTGAAAATGGATAACCCCGCCGCCGAAGACATGGTCAAACCGAGCCAGGGGGTCCATCTTGTCGTGGACAAAACGTTTCTCCCCGGTGACACGGCAATCATGGTTCCCCACACCGATGACGGCCGGGTTCTTTTCGCCGTCCCCTGGCAGGGTAAGGTCGTTGTGGGAACCACGGACACGCCCGTGGAAAAGGCCGACCTGGAACCGAGGGCTCTTGACGAAGAGATTGAATTTATTCTTAATACGGCCGGAAAATACCTTGAAAAAGTACCCACCGAAAGTGATGTGCTCAGCGTTTTCGCCGGTCTGCGGCCTCTGGCCGCCCCGCCTGACGGAGGCACACCGACGAGAGAAATTTCCCGAAGCCACAAGGTGCTCGTTTCACCTTCGGGTCTGGTAACCCTGGCGGGGGGAAAATGGACCACCTATCGCAAAATGGGAGAGGATACCATCAACAAGGCCGCTCTCGTGGCGGGTCTGGAGGAACGCCCGAGCGCAACGACGAATCTGCGGATTCATGGCTGGCTGAAGCATCTCGATCCCCTGGATCCTTTGAGTTCATATGGATCCGACATTATTGCCCTTCGACGGATGATTCAGGGTAATCCAGCTCTCGCCGACCCGCTTGACCCCGCGTTACCTGTACTGAAAGCTCAGGTGGTCTGGGCGGTGAGAAAAGAAATGGCACGGACCGTAGAGGATGTTCTCTCCCGGAGAACCAGGGCGTTGATTCTCGACGCCAGGGCCAGCATCAGGATGGCGCCGGAAACGGCCAAAATAATGGCCGGAGAGTTGAAGCTCTCCAGGAAGTGGCAGAAAAACCAGGTCAGGGAATATACGGACCTCGCCCGGGGATATCTTCCGGGTGAGACATGA
- the glpK gene encoding glycerol kinase GlpK — protein sequence MKNYILALDQGTTSSRAILFDRSGMVVAVARKEFKQYYPHPGWVEHDPREIMESQITVAREVLDRNGISAASVAAIGITNQRETTILWDRTTGAPVFNAIVWQDRRTADFCETLRNRGYEALVHNKCGLVIDAYFSGTKLRWLLENVPGAREKAEAGILAFGTVDSWLVWNLTGGRAHVTDTTNASRTMLFDINRLEWDGELLSLMDIPAPLMPQVVSSSEVYGETDPAFFGTAIPIAGIAGDQQAALFGQVCLKRGMIKNTYGTGAFVMMHTGARRVQSRNNLLTTVALTGNGTTAYAMEGSIFVAGAVVQWLRDGLGIIKKSEDIEPLALSVPDNGGIVLVPALTGLGAPHWNPYARGTISGITRGTTAGHIARAALEGIAFQVHDVVSAMIIDSAIEAEELRVDGGAASNDTLLQFQADILGIPVVRPVVSETTALGAASLAGLAVGFYSGIDELETNWKKDRVFYPSTDSTRTRESLNAWRRALAGVACLSIGSPTGNPLECNDSSRERHNHDEQR from the coding sequence ATGAAAAACTACATCCTCGCCCTCGATCAGGGAACAACAAGCTCACGAGCCATTCTGTTCGATCGGTCGGGCATGGTTGTCGCCGTTGCCCGGAAAGAGTTCAAACAGTACTATCCACACCCGGGGTGGGTTGAGCATGACCCCCGGGAGATCATGGAATCACAAATCACCGTAGCCAGAGAGGTTCTCGACAGGAACGGTATTTCAGCCGCCAGTGTCGCCGCCATCGGGATTACCAACCAGCGGGAAACTACCATACTCTGGGATCGAACAACAGGCGCTCCCGTTTTCAATGCCATCGTCTGGCAGGACCGCCGAACGGCTGACTTCTGTGAAACCCTTCGAAACCGGGGGTACGAAGCTCTGGTACACAACAAGTGCGGTCTCGTTATCGACGCCTATTTTTCGGGAACCAAGCTGCGCTGGCTCCTGGAGAATGTCCCCGGAGCCCGGGAAAAAGCAGAAGCGGGAATCCTTGCCTTCGGAACCGTCGACAGCTGGCTTGTCTGGAACCTGACGGGCGGCCGCGCGCATGTAACGGACACGACAAATGCCAGTCGAACCATGCTCTTCGATATCAACCGCCTTGAATGGGACGGGGAGCTTCTCTCGCTCATGGACATACCCGCGCCGTTGATGCCGCAGGTGGTGTCTTCAAGCGAGGTGTATGGTGAAACAGACCCCGCGTTTTTCGGCACGGCAATTCCCATTGCCGGAATCGCAGGTGACCAGCAGGCGGCTCTGTTCGGACAGGTCTGCCTGAAGCGAGGTATGATAAAGAACACCTACGGGACAGGGGCTTTCGTCATGATGCACACCGGCGCGCGGCGTGTACAATCAAGGAACAATCTATTGACCACCGTTGCCCTTACCGGAAACGGTACCACTGCCTATGCCATGGAAGGCAGTATTTTCGTGGCCGGAGCCGTGGTTCAATGGCTTCGCGACGGACTGGGAATCATCAAGAAATCCGAGGATATTGAACCGCTGGCCCTGTCTGTTCCCGACAACGGAGGTATCGTCCTCGTTCCGGCCCTGACCGGTCTCGGAGCCCCACACTGGAATCCCTACGCCCGGGGAACCATTTCGGGCATAACCCGGGGGACCACGGCGGGCCATATCGCCCGGGCCGCCCTTGAAGGCATCGCCTTCCAGGTCCACGACGTCGTTTCCGCCATGATCATCGACTCGGCAATTGAAGCAGAGGAGCTCCGGGTGGATGGAGGCGCGGCCTCCAATGACACCCTGCTGCAGTTCCAGGCGGACATCCTGGGAATTCCCGTGGTGAGGCCCGTCGTGTCGGAGACAACAGCCCTCGGTGCCGCATCTCTTGCGGGTCTTGCCGTCGGTTTCTATTCCGGCATCGACGAGTTGGAAACAAACTGGAAGAAAGACAGGGTTTTCTATCCCTCGACGGACTCGACGCGGACACGGGAATCCCTGAATGCCTGGCGGCGCGCCCTGGCCGGAGTCGCCTGCCTGTCAATCGGAAGCCCGACCGGGAACCCCCTGGAATGCAACGACTCTTCACGGGAGAGACACAATCATGATGAACAGAGATGA
- a CDS encoding Crp/Fnr family transcriptional regulator has translation MSPDALLVNIPLFQALSAADKARLVSSIQRQSIKKNEVLFNKGDEGTTLYVIIRGSIKIVLPPPSPLGEEVVLAVFSDSDFFGEMALLDGMPRSADAVACEDSELCVLNRTDFVAFLQNNPAAIQAILTSLSLRLRKTDDFLQDTCFLNVSGRLAKKLLQLVEEHGNEEQNVGSFELPLTQSDLARMVGASRESINKGLRVLREKGLITVQGGTFTIHNMLRLKRRVK, from the coding sequence ATGTCTCCGGATGCCCTGCTGGTGAATATTCCCCTTTTTCAGGCCTTGTCAGCCGCAGACAAGGCACGGCTTGTCAGTTCCATACAACGGCAGAGCATCAAAAAAAACGAAGTTCTTTTTAACAAGGGTGACGAAGGAACCACACTCTACGTTATTATCCGGGGCTCAATAAAGATTGTTCTTCCCCCGCCCTCGCCGCTGGGTGAGGAAGTGGTGCTGGCCGTTTTTTCGGACAGTGATTTTTTTGGTGAAATGGCTCTGCTGGACGGCATGCCCCGGTCGGCCGACGCCGTGGCATGTGAAGACTCGGAACTGTGTGTGCTCAACCGGACCGATTTTGTCGCTTTTCTTCAGAACAACCCGGCCGCGATTCAAGCGATCCTCACATCGCTTTCACTTCGCCTCAGAAAGACTGACGACTTCCTCCAGGACACCTGTTTCCTCAATGTTTCCGGAAGGCTGGCAAAAAAATTGCTTCAGTTGGTCGAAGAACACGGCAACGAAGAGCAGAACGTGGGATCCTTCGAACTTCCTCTCACCCAGTCGGATCTGGCCAGAATGGTGGGTGCTTCCCGTGAAAGCATCAACAAAGGGCTGCGTGTTCTCCGGGAAAAGGGGCTGATAACCGTGCAGGGCGGCACCTTTACCATACACAACATGCTGCGTCTGAAGCGACGCGTCAAATAG
- a CDS encoding helix-turn-helix domain-containing protein: MEDRWLSVDEIAAYLGIKRDTVYKWISEKQMPAYRMGRLWKFRKEEVDEWVKTGGAAESDSQNPDTGKK; this comes from the coding sequence ATGGAAGATCGATGGCTTTCCGTAGATGAGATCGCGGCCTATCTCGGCATCAAGCGGGATACGGTCTACAAATGGATATCTGAAAAGCAAATGCCGGCGTACCGGATGGGCCGCCTCTGGAAATTCCGCAAAGAAGAGGTGGACGAGTGGGTAAAAACAGGGGGAGCAGCGGAGTCCGATTCTCAGAATCCGGATACGGGAAAGAAATGA
- a CDS encoding DEAD/DEAH box helicase family protein, with product MKDYSSEADARIVIDDLLRQAGWNPADKSQVLTEVSVRDATSTVIEFFTPHGNEPVWESKGGYGMSTGRADYLLLDQRGRPLSIIEAKRTAIDPYTAKQQALPYAKTIGAPFIFLTNGELIYFWDYGNDDARIVNSFFSRRDLERLVEMRATRRPLAAVEMPEYYLRQGETRQVRPYQRETMQALDHAVELGKRRFLIELPTGTGKTDLVSIYIKRLIQAGCAERILFLVDREQLAKQALEAIQDILNQHSSYWLRPGMVRQEQQITVCLLQTMISRYTEFTSGYFDVVIADECHRSIYGSWQIALTHFDAFHIGLTATPSAYIERNTFQFYQCRDGQPDFAFPILQAFRDGYLVPYKFATGITQILAEGAQVDEQTYDPSEFERKWTNKDSNRKMMQEFDRLAWKNYQELAPGQKTGPGKTIVFAITKHHAARLAYFLNELHPELKGQYAEVITSDVANADDLIRKFKREEYPQVAVSVGMLDTGFNCREVLHLVMCRRVRSPILYQQMRGRGTRTADHIQKQKFVIYDFFGNHDYFNDSDTDIFTGIGIGYAPGGERKPPKPPGDLVELGLEDEWLHAVTYVEVGSEGERVDKRDYVTMWETSVQTAVKDDPIIQKIRKEELLTEDEERALADRLNRPAMYFNEENLRRAYRRPGGNLIDFIKAALGRFRIKPHEEELTENFQAWLVAKSLTPRQAQYLSLLKNRGIARGCIELDDLFEPPLSNVNAAELGVELFGEKGLKEIIQDLNDSVFTETSA from the coding sequence GTGAAGGATTATTCTTCTGAAGCAGATGCAAGAATTGTAATCGACGATCTGCTCCGCCAAGCAGGGTGGAACCCCGCCGACAAGTCGCAGGTGCTAACCGAGGTCTCCGTTCGCGATGCAACTTCGACCGTTATCGAATTCTTTACACCCCATGGAAACGAGCCCGTCTGGGAATCGAAAGGCGGATATGGTATGTCCACCGGTCGTGCTGACTACCTCTTGCTTGATCAGCGCGGTCGTCCCCTTAGCATCATAGAGGCAAAGCGCACGGCCATAGATCCATATACGGCCAAACAACAGGCACTGCCGTATGCCAAAACAATCGGCGCGCCGTTCATCTTTCTTACGAATGGTGAACTCATCTATTTTTGGGACTACGGCAACGACGACGCCCGTATCGTAAATTCCTTTTTTTCCCGCCGTGATCTTGAGCGTTTGGTCGAAATGCGCGCAACTCGCAGGCCGCTCGCGGCGGTAGAAATGCCCGAGTATTACCTTCGTCAGGGTGAGACCCGGCAGGTGCGGCCCTACCAGCGCGAAACAATGCAGGCTCTGGACCACGCTGTGGAACTCGGCAAGCGCCGTTTTCTGATTGAACTCCCCACCGGCACAGGCAAGACGGATCTCGTCTCCATCTATATCAAGCGGCTCATCCAGGCCGGATGCGCCGAGCGCATTTTGTTCCTGGTAGACAGGGAGCAACTCGCCAAACAGGCGCTCGAAGCCATTCAGGACATTCTGAACCAGCACAGCAGCTACTGGTTACGTCCGGGCATGGTCCGGCAGGAACAACAGATTACGGTCTGTCTGCTCCAGACCATGATCAGCCGCTACACGGAATTCACCAGTGGCTATTTCGACGTGGTCATAGCCGATGAATGTCACCGTTCCATCTATGGCTCCTGGCAGATCGCGCTCACGCATTTTGATGCGTTTCACATAGGGCTGACTGCAACCCCATCGGCCTATATCGAGCGGAACACTTTCCAGTTCTACCAGTGCCGTGACGGCCAGCCGGATTTCGCCTTTCCGATCCTGCAGGCGTTTCGGGACGGTTATCTGGTGCCGTACAAATTTGCCACCGGCATCACCCAAATCCTTGCTGAAGGGGCACAGGTCGATGAGCAAACATACGACCCGTCCGAATTTGAACGCAAATGGACCAACAAAGACTCTAACAGGAAAATGATGCAGGAGTTCGACCGGCTCGCCTGGAAAAACTATCAAGAGTTGGCTCCCGGTCAAAAAACCGGGCCCGGCAAGACCATCGTTTTTGCCATCACGAAGCACCATGCCGCAAGACTGGCCTATTTCCTGAACGAACTGCATCCTGAGCTCAAGGGCCAGTATGCCGAGGTTATCACGAGCGACGTTGCCAACGCCGACGATCTCATCCGCAAGTTCAAACGAGAAGAATATCCGCAGGTAGCTGTTAGTGTAGGTATGCTGGACACAGGCTTCAACTGCCGGGAGGTCCTTCACTTGGTCATGTGCCGCCGGGTACGCAGTCCCATCCTCTACCAACAGATGAGGGGGCGCGGAACGCGCACGGCAGATCATATCCAGAAGCAAAAATTCGTTATCTACGACTTCTTTGGTAACCACGACTACTTCAACGATAGCGATACCGACATTTTCACCGGTATCGGTATCGGATATGCTCCTGGCGGCGAACGCAAGCCACCCAAACCGCCAGGCGACCTTGTCGAACTTGGCCTCGAGGACGAGTGGCTCCACGCAGTCACGTATGTGGAGGTGGGGTCGGAGGGTGAGCGAGTCGACAAGCGCGACTATGTCACCATGTGGGAAACAAGCGTTCAAACCGCTGTGAAGGATGACCCGATCATCCAGAAAATCCGGAAGGAAGAATTGCTCACCGAAGACGAGGAGAGGGCTCTGGCTGACCGGTTAAACCGGCCGGCAATGTATTTCAACGAGGAGAACCTTCGCCGGGCCTATCGCCGGCCGGGCGGCAACCTGATCGACTTTATCAAGGCCGCCCTTGGCAGGTTCAGGATCAAACCTCACGAAGAAGAATTGACCGAGAATTTCCAGGCCTGGCTGGTGGCAAAATCGCTCACACCCCGGCAGGCGCAGTACCTGTCACTTCTCAAGAACCGCGGTATCGCCCGCGGCTGCATTGAACTGGACGATTTGTTCGAGCCGCCGCTTTCCAATGTAAATGCGGCAGAACTGGGCGTTGAGCTCTTCGGCGAGAAGGGGCTCAAGGAAATAATCCAGGATTTGAACGATTCCGTCTTCACGGAGACGAGCGCATAA